A part of Emys orbicularis isolate rEmyOrb1 chromosome 13, rEmyOrb1.hap1, whole genome shotgun sequence genomic DNA contains:
- the LOC135887776 gene encoding olfactory receptor 14A16-like: MSNRTTVTEFLLLGFSDVQELLILHFVVFLVIYLVALVGNLLIFVAIAFDHHLHTPMYFFLMNLSIIDLGSISVTVPKSMANSLMNTKSISYAGCVAQVFFLFFLLGANFFLLTIMAYDRYVAICQPLHYERMMNSRACVQMAAGAWISGILYSVLHTGNTFALTFCGGNMVDQFFCEIPQLLKLSCSDSYLSEVGVLAFSVCLILGCFVFMIVSYVQIFKSVLRIPSEQGRHKAFSTCLPHLTVVSLVVCTGAFAYLKPTSSSPSALDLVVAVLYSVLPQIMNPIVYSLRNKEMKAALRRLTGCR; encoded by the coding sequence atgtccaaccgaACCACCGTGACCGAGTTCCTTCTCcttggattctctgatgttcaggAGCTGCTGATTTTGCACTTTGTGGTGTTTCTTGTGATTTACCTGGTAGCCCTGGTGGGGAATCTTCTTATCTTCGTGGCCATAGCCTTTGAccaccaccttcacacccccatgtacttcttcctgatgaatctgtccatcatagaccttggctccatctctgtcaccGTTCCCAAATCCATGGCAAACTCCCTCATGAACACCAAGTCCATTTCCTATGCTGGATGTGTTGCCCAAgtctttttcctcttcttcttgTTGGGAGCAAATTTTTTCCTTCTCACCATCATGGCGTACGACCGATATgtcgccatctgccaaccactgcactatgagagAATGATGAACAGcagagcttgtgtccaaatggcagctggtgcctggatcaGTGGGATTCTCTACTCTGTGCTACACACCGGGAACACGTTTGCATTGAccttctgtggaggcaacatggtggatcagttcttctgtgagaTCCCCCAGCTACTCAAGCTCTCCTGCTCTGACTCATATCTGAGTGAAGTTGGGGTTCTTGCATTTAGTGTGTGTTTAATCTTAGGCTGCTTTGTTTTTATGATTGTGtcatatgttcagatcttcaaatCAGTGCtcagaatcccctctgagcagggccggcataaagccttctccacctgccttcctcacctcacTGTGGTCTCCTTGGTTGTTTGCACTGGGGCCTTTGCCTAcctgaaacccacctccagctccccaTCTGCTCTGGATCTTGTGGTGGCAGTTCTCTATTCCGTATTGCCACAAATCATGAATCCAATtgtctacagcctgaggaacaaggagatgAAAGCTGCCCTGAGAAGACTGACTGGGTGTAGGTAA